One segment of Coffea arabica cultivar ET-39 chromosome 7c, Coffea Arabica ET-39 HiFi, whole genome shotgun sequence DNA contains the following:
- the LOC113700103 gene encoding transcription factor BIM2 isoform X1 produces MVRTSKSRQEDDDFDDEEFASSTPENSSQKVKVEGKGNDQKVNALRSKHSETEQRRRSKINERFQILRDIIPENDQKRDKASFLLEVIQYIQFLQERIQMYEETYQGWNQEPSKLIPWRSNSGLIENFVDQPLLMRNGSGHEDNIIVSPTLLSNAQTAMDSELNGAPLCTPTDHPQQSGNEENSSNLLVQPNLFHVVSTQPPQGSFPDPEHLATHSPSEYWQGKLTASECAVPSYKTSQREQLHPDSGEASISNVYSQGLLNTLKHALQSSGVDLSQVNISVQLDVGKRTNEGTASTVIRENEIFRVVVLAAEVALTVKIVLINS; encoded by the exons ATGGTGAGAACCTCGAAGAGCCGGCAGGAAGACGACGATTTTGACGATGAAGAATTCGCTTCCTCTACTCCTGAAAATTCCTCTCAAAAAG TGAAAGTGGAGGGAAAGGGTAATGATCAGAAGGTCAATGCTCTGCGGTCGAAGCATTCCGAGACAGAACAGCGGCGGAGAAGCAAAATTAACGAGAG ATTCCAAATTTTAAGAGATATCATCCCTGAAAATGATCAGAAGCGAGATAAAGCTTCATTCTTGCTGGAG GTTATACAGTATATCCAGTTCTTACAGGAGAGGATACAGATGTACGAGGAAACATACCAAGGTTGGAATCAGGAGCCATCAAAGTTGATACCTTGG AGAAGCAATTCTGGGCTAATTGAGAATTTTGTTGATCAACCACTGCTCATGAGGAATGGTTCTGGTCACGAAGACAACATCATTGTCTCTCCAACTTTGCTTTCTAATGCCCAGACGGCAATGGATTCTGAGTTGAATGGTGCTCCTCTATGCACTCCTACAGATCATCCCCAACAGTcaggaaatgaagaaaattcttcaaatttGCTAGTGCAGCCAAATTTGTTTCATGTTGTGTCTACCCAACCTCCTCAGGGATCTTTTCCTGACCCTGAACATTTGGCTACTCACTCCCCTTCCGAATACTGGCAAGGCAAATTGACTGCATCCGAATGCGCTGTTCCAAGCTACAAAACTAGCCAGCGAGAACAGCTGCACCCGGATAGTGGAGAAGCTAGTATCTCAAATGTTTACTCTCAAGG gttgttgAATACCCTTAAGCATGCACTCCAATCCTCTGGGGTGGATTTGTCCCAGGTCAACATCTCAGTGCAACTTGACGTGGGTAAAAGAACCAATGAAGGAACTGCTAGTACAGTCATTAGAGAG AATGAGATTTTTAG GGTGGTTGTACTAGCTGCAGAGGTAGCGTTGACAGTTAAGATTGTGCTAATAAATAGCTGA
- the LOC113700103 gene encoding transcription factor BIM2 isoform X2 gives MVRTSKSRQEDDDFDDEEFASSTPENSSQKVKVEGKGNDQKVNALRSKHSETEQRRRSKINERFQILRDIIPENDQKRDKASFLLEVIQYIQFLQERIQMYEETYQGWNQEPSKLIPWRSNSGLIENFVDQPLLMRNGSGHEDNIIVSPTLLSNAQTAMDSELNGAPLCTPTDHPQQSGNEENSSNLLVQPNLFHVVSTQPPQGSFPDPEHLATHSPSEYWQGKLTASECAVPSYKTSQREQLHPDSGEASISNVYSQGLLNTLKHALQSSGVDLSQVNISVQLDVGKRTNEGTASTVIREGGCTSCRGSVDS, from the exons ATGGTGAGAACCTCGAAGAGCCGGCAGGAAGACGACGATTTTGACGATGAAGAATTCGCTTCCTCTACTCCTGAAAATTCCTCTCAAAAAG TGAAAGTGGAGGGAAAGGGTAATGATCAGAAGGTCAATGCTCTGCGGTCGAAGCATTCCGAGACAGAACAGCGGCGGAGAAGCAAAATTAACGAGAG ATTCCAAATTTTAAGAGATATCATCCCTGAAAATGATCAGAAGCGAGATAAAGCTTCATTCTTGCTGGAG GTTATACAGTATATCCAGTTCTTACAGGAGAGGATACAGATGTACGAGGAAACATACCAAGGTTGGAATCAGGAGCCATCAAAGTTGATACCTTGG AGAAGCAATTCTGGGCTAATTGAGAATTTTGTTGATCAACCACTGCTCATGAGGAATGGTTCTGGTCACGAAGACAACATCATTGTCTCTCCAACTTTGCTTTCTAATGCCCAGACGGCAATGGATTCTGAGTTGAATGGTGCTCCTCTATGCACTCCTACAGATCATCCCCAACAGTcaggaaatgaagaaaattcttcaaatttGCTAGTGCAGCCAAATTTGTTTCATGTTGTGTCTACCCAACCTCCTCAGGGATCTTTTCCTGACCCTGAACATTTGGCTACTCACTCCCCTTCCGAATACTGGCAAGGCAAATTGACTGCATCCGAATGCGCTGTTCCAAGCTACAAAACTAGCCAGCGAGAACAGCTGCACCCGGATAGTGGAGAAGCTAGTATCTCAAATGTTTACTCTCAAGG gttgttgAATACCCTTAAGCATGCACTCCAATCCTCTGGGGTGGATTTGTCCCAGGTCAACATCTCAGTGCAACTTGACGTGGGTAAAAGAACCAATGAAGGAACTGCTAGTACAGTCATTAGAGAG GGTGGTTGTACTAGCTGCAGAGGTAGCGTTGACAGTTAA
- the LOC113700103 gene encoding transcription factor BIM2 isoform X3, translating into MVRTSKSRQEDDDFDDEEFASSTPENSSQKVKVEGKGNDQKVNALRSKHSETEQRRRSKINERFQILRDIIPENDQKRDKASFLLEVIQYIQFLQERIQMYEETYQGWNQEPSKLIPWRSNSGLIENFVDQPLLMRNGSGHEDNIIVSPTLLSNAQTAMDSELNGAPLCTPTDHPQQSGNEENSSNLLVQPNLFHVVSTQPPQGSFPDPEHLATHSPSEYWQGKLTASECAVPSYKTSQREQLHPDSGEASISNVYSQGLLNTLKHALQSSGVDLSQVNISVQLDVGKRTNEGTASTVIRENEIFRYNFFAS; encoded by the exons ATGGTGAGAACCTCGAAGAGCCGGCAGGAAGACGACGATTTTGACGATGAAGAATTCGCTTCCTCTACTCCTGAAAATTCCTCTCAAAAAG TGAAAGTGGAGGGAAAGGGTAATGATCAGAAGGTCAATGCTCTGCGGTCGAAGCATTCCGAGACAGAACAGCGGCGGAGAAGCAAAATTAACGAGAG ATTCCAAATTTTAAGAGATATCATCCCTGAAAATGATCAGAAGCGAGATAAAGCTTCATTCTTGCTGGAG GTTATACAGTATATCCAGTTCTTACAGGAGAGGATACAGATGTACGAGGAAACATACCAAGGTTGGAATCAGGAGCCATCAAAGTTGATACCTTGG AGAAGCAATTCTGGGCTAATTGAGAATTTTGTTGATCAACCACTGCTCATGAGGAATGGTTCTGGTCACGAAGACAACATCATTGTCTCTCCAACTTTGCTTTCTAATGCCCAGACGGCAATGGATTCTGAGTTGAATGGTGCTCCTCTATGCACTCCTACAGATCATCCCCAACAGTcaggaaatgaagaaaattcttcaaatttGCTAGTGCAGCCAAATTTGTTTCATGTTGTGTCTACCCAACCTCCTCAGGGATCTTTTCCTGACCCTGAACATTTGGCTACTCACTCCCCTTCCGAATACTGGCAAGGCAAATTGACTGCATCCGAATGCGCTGTTCCAAGCTACAAAACTAGCCAGCGAGAACAGCTGCACCCGGATAGTGGAGAAGCTAGTATCTCAAATGTTTACTCTCAAGG gttgttgAATACCCTTAAGCATGCACTCCAATCCTCTGGGGTGGATTTGTCCCAGGTCAACATCTCAGTGCAACTTGACGTGGGTAAAAGAACCAATGAAGGAACTGCTAGTACAGTCATTAGAGAG AATGAGATTTTTAGGTACAACTTCTTTGCGTCTTAG
- the LOC113699230 gene encoding calcium/calmodulin-regulated receptor-like kinase 2: protein MVHKADLVIIGISVGLAFGVLIASLVFFGVRWYKRRANFRRCANERSVATLPIRTNGVGTSIDNSASLSTSVVVKEPEHNSKNLQHSWWNHHSKDRFASPSGIPTYSYKDIQRATQNFTTILGQGSFGPVYKAVMPAGEVVAVKVLASNSKQGEKEFHTEVSVLARLHHRNLVNLVGYCVDKGQRILVYEFMSNGSLANLLYNEGGQPLSWEERLQIALDISHGIEYLHDGAVPPVIHRDLKSANILLDHSMRAKVADFGLSKEEVFDGRNSGLKGTYGYIDPVYIATNKFTMKSDIYSFGVILFELITAIHPHQNLMEYVNLAGMSPDGVDEILDKKIIGTCNPNDARSLASIAHKCLRKSPRKRPSIGEVSQAILRIKQRRLVKEDTMSFAGEEFSRMASHIEQQQLELTNMGTFK from the exons ATGGTTCACAAAGCTGATTTAGTTATCATTGGAATATCAGTTGGTCTTGCTTTTGGTGTTCTTATTGCATCTCTGGTGTTTTTTGGTGTTCGCTGGTACAAAAGACGTGCTAATTTTCGGCGTTGTGCAAATGAGCGCTCTGTAGCTACTCTTCCTATCCGTACAAATGGAGTTGGGACAAGCATTGACAATAGTGCATCTCTCTCAACTTCTGTAGTCGTTAAGGAACCGGAGCATAATTCAAAAAATTTGCAGCATTCTTGGTGGAATCACCACAGTAAAGATAGATTTGCTTCTCCATCTGGCATACCAACATACTCTTACAA GGACATCCAAAGAGCAACACAGAACTTCACTACTATCCTGGGACAAGGATCATTTGGTCCAGTCTATAAAGCTGTAATGCCTGCAGGTGAAGTGGTTGCTGTGAAGGTTCTTGCTTCCAATTCCAAACAAGGGGAAAAGGAGTTCCATACAGAG GTTTCTGTTCTGGCTAGGCTGCACCACCGAAATTTGGTTAATTTGGTCGGATATTGTGTGGATAAAGGACAACGCATTCTAGTTTACGAATTCATGAGTAATGGAAGCTTGGCCAACCTTCTATACA ATGAAGGTGGACAACCTTTGAGTTGGGAAGAAAGGCTGCAAATTGCACTTGACATATCACATGGGATTGAATATCTTCATGATGGG GCGGTTCCACCCGTGATACATCGAGACCTAAAATCTGCTAATATATTGTTGGATCATTCAATGAGAGCTAAG GTTGCTGATTTTGGGTTGTCGAAGGAAGAGGTTTTTGATGGTCGCAATTCAGGCCTTAAAGGTACATATGGGTACATAGATCCCGTGTACATAGCCACAAACAAGTTCACAATGAAGAGTGACATCTACAGTTTTGGAGTTATCCTTTTTGAACTAATCACAGCTATTCACCCGCACCAGAATCTAATGGAGTACGTGAATCTA GCTGGCATGAGTCCTGATGGAGTGGATGAAATACTTGACAAGAAAATCATCGGAACGTGTAACCCCAACGATGCAAGGAGTTTAGCTAGTATCGCTCATAAGTGCCTGCGCAAGTCACCCAGAAAACGCCCCTCAATTGGAGAGGTTTCACAGGCAATTTTGAGGATAAAGCAGAGGCGTTTGGTTAAAGAAGACACCATGTCTTTTGCAGGAGAAGAGTTTTCGAGAATGGCGAGTCATATCGAGCAGCAGCAATTGGAGTTGACAAATATGGgcacttttaagtga
- the LOC113699103 gene encoding O-fucosyltransferase 27 isoform X1 — MKWVALKGDGKIAFKIKSRLKWVGLVGLVLSTFSILTHFLLARYTDGGVSEYQSSITIFSWRPIFENVDLSNNHFLLLQNPLYQRLWGPVRLLESLHPYANPRENYAAPIHKTSGFIFVRIRGGFHEIRNSICDAVVVSRLLNATLVIPELQSTTSSKGISTQFKSFAYLYNEDQFMAALAKDVKIVKTLPKHLKGARRKKEIPSFKVSNSASPHFYEHHVLPVLSRHSVVELVISEGGGLQAILPPHLEEYQRLRCRVAYHALSFREEVEELATKVLDRLRASGRPFIAYDPGMTREALAYYGCAELFQDVHTELIQHKRSWMIKRGIIKGNLSVDSAKQRRNGLCPLMPEEVGILLRAYGYSWDTIIYVSGGEVFGGQKKLIPLHAMFENVVDRTSLSTSWELNKVYGREANLDDKISRAPPVKEEIKFEAWKTSGPRPRPLPPPPARPKYYNIEGWWGWVAESDREPESTVMELRTNAHKLLWEAVDYRVCVEADVFIPGFDRDGKGKPNFASLVMGHRLYQFAASKTFRLDRKAVGKLLDEIREHLYQANHAWIKSVRRHLKRKLIDGLAKEFTGSKELSFLSFPVPECSCTRQISPEKISNVSSPSSSSKLPAFVGDTRSCPSWMNGYTLAQSKDKESEEELEEDDSTSAGLFFRQSNTNQEAGDGETVNKEDTQMEDNEDLEGGDR, encoded by the exons ATGAAGTGGGTGGCACTGAAAGGGGATGGCAAGATTGCGTTCAAGATTAAGTCAAGACTGAAGTGGGTTGGTTTGGTTGGGCTGGTTTTATCTACTTTCTCTATCCTTACACACTTTTTACTCGCTAGATATACAGATGGGGGCGTTTCGGAATACCAGTCTTCTATCACAATTTTTTCTTGGAGACCCATTTTTGAGAATGTAGATCTTTCTAATAAT CATTTCTTGCTTCTGCAGAATCCTTTATACCAGAGACTTTGGGGACCAGTTAGGCTTCTTGAATCTTTACATCCCTATGCAAACCCCAGAGAAAATTATGCAG CTCCTATTCATAAAACAAGTGGATTCATTTTTGTACGGATACGAGGCGGTTTTCATGAGATCAGGAACTCG ATATGTGATGCTGTTGTAGTTTCTCGTCTCCTCAATGCAACATTAGTTATTCCTGAACTTCAGTCCACTACAAGCAGCAAAGGAATCAG CACTCAGTTCAAGAGTTTTGCTTACCTCTATAATGAGGATCAGTTCATGGCTGCTCTAGCAAAGGATGTCAAAATTGTCAAAACCTTACCCAAGCATCTAAAAGGAGCaaggaggaaaaaagaaattcCTTCTTTTAAGGTTTCAAATTCTGCATCGCCACATTTCTATGAACATCATGTTCTTCCAGTCTTGAGTAGGCACTCAGTTGTTGAACTTGTTATATCTGAAGGCGGAGGCTTGCAG GCAATACTTCCTCCTCATCTTGAAGAGTATCAGAGGCTGAGATGCAGGGTTGCTTATCATGCTTTGAGTTTCAGAGAGGAGGTTGAGGAACTTGCTACAAAAGTTCTGGATAG ATTAAGAGCTTCTGGACGGCCATTTATTGCCTATGATCCAGGGATGACAAGAGAGGCTCTGGCATATTATGGCTGTGCTGAACTCTTTCAG GATGTGCACACTGAACTCATTCAGCATAAACGGTCATGGATGATCAAACGTGGGATCATCAAGGGAAATCTCTCTGTAGATTCAGCAAAGCAGCGGCGCAATGGTTTGTGTCCTCTTATGCCAGAGGAG GTTGGCATTCTTCTTCGAGCATATGGTTACTCGTGGGACACAATAATTTATGTTTCTGGTGGCGAGGTCTTTGGTGGGCAGAAGAAGCTGATTCCACTCCATGCCATGTTTGAAAATGTTGTTGACAGAACCTCCTTAAGCACGTCATGGGAGTTGAATAAAGTATATGGTCGTGAGGCTAATCTTGATGACAAAATTTCTAGGGCTCCACCAGTTAAGgaagaaataaaatttgaaGCATGGAAAACTTCAGGTCCACGACCTCGGCCACTACCGCCACCACCTGCACGGCCAAAATATTACAACATTGAGGGTTGGTGGGGTTGGGTGGCCGAGAGCGATAGAGAACCAGAAAGTACAGTTATGGAGTTGAGAACTAACGCACACAAGTTACTCTGGGAGGCTGTAGACTACAGAGTCTGTGTTGAAGCAGATGTTTTTATCCCTGGATTTGATCGGGATGGTAAAGGAAAACCAAATTTTGCTAGTTTAGTAATGGGTCACAGGCTTTACCAGTTTGCTGCATCTAAGACATTCAGGTTGGACAG GAAGGCAGTGGGCAAGCTGTTGGATGAGATTCGTGAGCACTTGTATCAGGCCAACCATGCTTGGATAAAATCAGTGCGCAGGCATCTTAAGCGGAAATTGATTGATGGATTGGCAAAGGAATTCACTGGATCAAAAGAActatcttttctctcttttccagTCCCTGAATGTTCTTGCACAAGGCAAATTTCACCTGAAAAGATATCTAATGTTTCAAGTCCTTCGTCATCTTCAAAACTTCCTGCTTTTGTTGGAGATACTCGTAGTTGCCCATCTTGGATGAATGGTTATACGCTTGCTCAGTCAAAGGACAAGGAATCTGAAGAGGAGCTTGAGGAAGATGATTCCACATCTGCTGGTTTGTTTTTTCGACAGAGTAATACTAATCAAGAGGCTGGGGATGGTGAAACAGTCAACAAAGAAGACACCCAGATGGAGGATAATGAAGATCTTGAAGGTGGAGATAGATGA
- the LOC113699103 gene encoding O-fucosyltransferase 27 isoform X2: MKWVALKGDGKIAFKIKSRLKWVGLVGLVLSTFSILTHFLLARYTDGGVSEYQSSITIFSWRPIFENVDLSNNNPLYQRLWGPVRLLESLHPYANPRENYAAPIHKTSGFIFVRIRGGFHEIRNSICDAVVVSRLLNATLVIPELQSTTSSKGISTQFKSFAYLYNEDQFMAALAKDVKIVKTLPKHLKGARRKKEIPSFKVSNSASPHFYEHHVLPVLSRHSVVELVISEGGGLQAILPPHLEEYQRLRCRVAYHALSFREEVEELATKVLDRLRASGRPFIAYDPGMTREALAYYGCAELFQDVHTELIQHKRSWMIKRGIIKGNLSVDSAKQRRNGLCPLMPEEVGILLRAYGYSWDTIIYVSGGEVFGGQKKLIPLHAMFENVVDRTSLSTSWELNKVYGREANLDDKISRAPPVKEEIKFEAWKTSGPRPRPLPPPPARPKYYNIEGWWGWVAESDREPESTVMELRTNAHKLLWEAVDYRVCVEADVFIPGFDRDGKGKPNFASLVMGHRLYQFAASKTFRLDRKAVGKLLDEIREHLYQANHAWIKSVRRHLKRKLIDGLAKEFTGSKELSFLSFPVPECSCTRQISPEKISNVSSPSSSSKLPAFVGDTRSCPSWMNGYTLAQSKDKESEEELEEDDSTSAGLFFRQSNTNQEAGDGETVNKEDTQMEDNEDLEGGDR, translated from the exons ATGAAGTGGGTGGCACTGAAAGGGGATGGCAAGATTGCGTTCAAGATTAAGTCAAGACTGAAGTGGGTTGGTTTGGTTGGGCTGGTTTTATCTACTTTCTCTATCCTTACACACTTTTTACTCGCTAGATATACAGATGGGGGCGTTTCGGAATACCAGTCTTCTATCACAATTTTTTCTTGGAGACCCATTTTTGAGAATGTAGATCTTTCTAATAAT AATCCTTTATACCAGAGACTTTGGGGACCAGTTAGGCTTCTTGAATCTTTACATCCCTATGCAAACCCCAGAGAAAATTATGCAG CTCCTATTCATAAAACAAGTGGATTCATTTTTGTACGGATACGAGGCGGTTTTCATGAGATCAGGAACTCG ATATGTGATGCTGTTGTAGTTTCTCGTCTCCTCAATGCAACATTAGTTATTCCTGAACTTCAGTCCACTACAAGCAGCAAAGGAATCAG CACTCAGTTCAAGAGTTTTGCTTACCTCTATAATGAGGATCAGTTCATGGCTGCTCTAGCAAAGGATGTCAAAATTGTCAAAACCTTACCCAAGCATCTAAAAGGAGCaaggaggaaaaaagaaattcCTTCTTTTAAGGTTTCAAATTCTGCATCGCCACATTTCTATGAACATCATGTTCTTCCAGTCTTGAGTAGGCACTCAGTTGTTGAACTTGTTATATCTGAAGGCGGAGGCTTGCAG GCAATACTTCCTCCTCATCTTGAAGAGTATCAGAGGCTGAGATGCAGGGTTGCTTATCATGCTTTGAGTTTCAGAGAGGAGGTTGAGGAACTTGCTACAAAAGTTCTGGATAG ATTAAGAGCTTCTGGACGGCCATTTATTGCCTATGATCCAGGGATGACAAGAGAGGCTCTGGCATATTATGGCTGTGCTGAACTCTTTCAG GATGTGCACACTGAACTCATTCAGCATAAACGGTCATGGATGATCAAACGTGGGATCATCAAGGGAAATCTCTCTGTAGATTCAGCAAAGCAGCGGCGCAATGGTTTGTGTCCTCTTATGCCAGAGGAG GTTGGCATTCTTCTTCGAGCATATGGTTACTCGTGGGACACAATAATTTATGTTTCTGGTGGCGAGGTCTTTGGTGGGCAGAAGAAGCTGATTCCACTCCATGCCATGTTTGAAAATGTTGTTGACAGAACCTCCTTAAGCACGTCATGGGAGTTGAATAAAGTATATGGTCGTGAGGCTAATCTTGATGACAAAATTTCTAGGGCTCCACCAGTTAAGgaagaaataaaatttgaaGCATGGAAAACTTCAGGTCCACGACCTCGGCCACTACCGCCACCACCTGCACGGCCAAAATATTACAACATTGAGGGTTGGTGGGGTTGGGTGGCCGAGAGCGATAGAGAACCAGAAAGTACAGTTATGGAGTTGAGAACTAACGCACACAAGTTACTCTGGGAGGCTGTAGACTACAGAGTCTGTGTTGAAGCAGATGTTTTTATCCCTGGATTTGATCGGGATGGTAAAGGAAAACCAAATTTTGCTAGTTTAGTAATGGGTCACAGGCTTTACCAGTTTGCTGCATCTAAGACATTCAGGTTGGACAG GAAGGCAGTGGGCAAGCTGTTGGATGAGATTCGTGAGCACTTGTATCAGGCCAACCATGCTTGGATAAAATCAGTGCGCAGGCATCTTAAGCGGAAATTGATTGATGGATTGGCAAAGGAATTCACTGGATCAAAAGAActatcttttctctcttttccagTCCCTGAATGTTCTTGCACAAGGCAAATTTCACCTGAAAAGATATCTAATGTTTCAAGTCCTTCGTCATCTTCAAAACTTCCTGCTTTTGTTGGAGATACTCGTAGTTGCCCATCTTGGATGAATGGTTATACGCTTGCTCAGTCAAAGGACAAGGAATCTGAAGAGGAGCTTGAGGAAGATGATTCCACATCTGCTGGTTTGTTTTTTCGACAGAGTAATACTAATCAAGAGGCTGGGGATGGTGAAACAGTCAACAAAGAAGACACCCAGATGGAGGATAATGAAGATCTTGAAGGTGGAGATAGATGA
- the LOC113698892 gene encoding GDSL esterase/lipase 7-like → MPLLLILWMVIIPDHILFVKCDSIKGPNFAAPAVYVLGDSLVDSGNNNALPTLAKANFLPYGSNFPTGPTGRFTNGKTVVDFVAEFLGLPLIPPYLSLRGFAQANQPGLNYASGSCGILPETGKYIGQCLSFGEQVDLLQLTIELELPRLYETKEKLATYLSRSLFAVSIGSNDYINNYLQPIYNTRTRFSPQSFAKHLVDTLSLQLQRLYRLGARKIFVFEIGPIGCIPSIAKNIKHSGQCVEDINGLVLLFNDQLSSLLKNLSSQLPGSNFTLGRIHGLAYDIAKNPSAYGLRDTSNPCCTTWANGTSACILGLPPCPDPNKHYFWDGFHVTEAVYKVVAESCIWNSSICSPNSIKELVTV, encoded by the exons ATGCCACTGCTACTAATCTTGTGGATGGTAATCATCCCGGATCATATTTTATTCGTCAAATGCGATTCCATTAAAGGTCCTAATTTTGCTGCGCCAGCAGTATATGTTTTAGGTGATTCCTTGGTTGATAGCGGCAACAACAATGCTTTGCCAACTCTTGCTAAAGCAAATTTTTTGCCTTATGGTTCCAATTTTCCTACGGGACCTACGGGAAGATTCACTAATGGAAAAACCGTTGTGGACTTCGTAG CTGAATTCCTGGGGTTGCCATTGATTCCACCATATTTGAGTTTAAGAGGTTTTGCTCAAGCAAATCAACCAGGGTTGAATTATGCTTCAGGGTCATGTGGCATTCTTCCTGAGACCGGCAAGTACATT GGCCAGTGCTTGAGTTTTGGAGAGCAAGTTGATTTGCTTCAGCTAACAATTGAATTGGAGTTGCCCAGGCTTTATGAGACCAAAGAAAAGCTTGCAACTTACCTGTCAAGATCACTATTTGCGGTTTCTATAGGAAGCAATGACTACATCAACAATTATCTTCAACCAATATATAACACCAGGACACGATTTTCTCCTCAATCTTTTGCCAAACATCTCGTCGATACCCTCTCCCTACAGCTTCAG AGGCTATATCGATTGGGAGCTAGAAAAATATTTGTGTTTGAAATTGGACCCATTGGGTGTATTCCATCGATTGCGAAGAATATCAAACATAGTGGACAATGCGTAGAAGACATTAACGGGTTGGTATTACTGTTCAACGACCAGCTGAGTTCGCTGCTGAAGAACCTGAGCTCCCAGCTCCCAGGCTCTAATTTCACTCTTGGTCGGATTCATGGCCTTGCTTATGATATTGCTAAAAACCCTTCAGCATACG GTTTGCGAGATACAAGCAATCCGTGCTGCACTACGTGGGCGAACGGGACCTCGGCATGCATTCTTGGCCTACCACCGTGCCCGGACCCAAACAAACACTACTTCTGGGATGGTTTTCACGTCACTGAAGCAGTGTATAAGGTTGTTGCGGAAAGCTGTATCTGGAACTCTTCTATATGCAGTCCCAATAGTATTAAAGAGCTGGTAACAGTCTGA
- the LOC113697869 gene encoding F-box/kelch-repeat protein At5g15710-like, producing MVEVGQSSESGFRLPYSRLVRNGVLREEDSFQRQATNFGGSGSRNTSPLGRIGSRNTSPSRQKVIKTKPRGLDEETVATFNKAVQPDVQMEDNIWAMLPEDLLNEILARVPPFMIFRLRSVCRRWNSILQDNSFLKFHSQVPSHGPCLLTFWRNPQTPQCSVFSLPLKQWFRIPFTFLPLWAFWLVGSSGGLLCFSGVDGLTFKTLVCNPLTQSWRILPSMHYNQQRQLIMVVDRMDRSFKVIATSDIYGDKSLPTEVYDSKLNKWSLHQTMPAVNLCSSKMAFCDSRLYLETLSPLGLMMYRLDTGQWEHIPAKFPRSLLDGYLVAGTQKRLFLVGRIGLYSNLQSMKIWELDHTKILWVEISRMPPRYFRALLRLSAERFECFGQDNLICFTSWTQGKSLLYDVDKKAWSWIAGCAFQSYNSQVCFYEPRFDASVC from the coding sequence ATGGTTGAAGTGGGGCAATCTTCCGAATCAGGGTTTAGATTGCCATATTCTCGACTGGTTAGAAATGGAGTTCTTCGGGAGGAGGATAGTTTTCAGAGGCAAGCGACCAATTTTGGTGGCAGTGGGTCAAGAAATACTAGCCCACTGGGTCGAATTGGGTCAAGGAACACAAGTCCTTCGAGGCAAAAAGTGATTAAGACCAAACCAAGAGGATTAGATGAAGAGACGGTTGCCACTTTTAACAAGGCTGTTCAGCCGGATGTTCAGATGGAAGACAACATATGGGCAATGCTACCTGAAGATTTGTTGAATGAAATCTTGGCTAGGGTACCGCCTTTCATGATATTTAGACTTCGATCTGTTTGTAGAAGATGGAATTCTATTTTGCAAGATAATAGCTTTTTGAAGTTTCATTCGCAAGTGCCCTCTCATGGACCTTGCCTTCTGACTTTCTGGAGGAATCCGCAGACACCTCAATGTTCAGTGTTTAGTTTGCCATTAAAACAATGGTTTAGGATCCCATTTACCTTTTTACCGCTGTGGGCATTCTGGTTGGTTGGTTCCTCTGGCGGTCTTCTCTGTTTCTCGGGCGTAGATGGGCTGACTTTCAAGACTTTGGTTTGTAATCCTCTTACCCAAAGTTGGAGGATATTGCCTAGCATGCATTACAATCAACAAAGGCAGTTGATTATGGTCGTTGATCGGATGGATCGATCATTTAAAGTCATTGCAACTAGTGACATATATGGTGATAAGTCTTTGCCAACAGAAGTATATGATTCAAAGCTCAACAAGTGGTCACTTCATCAAACAATGCCTGCTGTGAATCTCTGCTCTTCGAAGATGGCATTTTGCGACTCAAGGTTGTATTTGGAAACTCTTTCACCACTTGGTCTGATGATGTATCGATTGGATACAGGGCAATGGGAACACATACCAGCAAAGTTTCCTCGGTCATTGCTGGATGGATATCTCGTTGCGGGTACTCAGAAACGCTTGTTTCTTGTGGGGAGAATAGGCCTTTACAGCAATCTTCAGAGTATGAAGATCTGGGAATTGGATCATACAAAAATTCTTTGGGTTGAGATAAGTAGGATGCCACCTAGGTACTTCCGAGCTCTTTTGAGATTATCGGCTGAAAGATTTGAATGCTTTGGACAGGATAATTTAATTTGCTTTACATCTTGGACCCAAGGTAAGAGCCTTCTTTATGATGTGGATAAGAAGGCTTGGTCTTGGATTGCTGGCTGTGCTTTTCAATCATACAACAGCCAGGTCTGCTTCTATGAGCCAAGATTTGATGCATCGGTCTGTTAA